TTCTCACCTTAAACGCAGCCTGCATGAGCAGTAGTACCTCATCATTGTCGGCGTCGAGCACAGCAAGCCCTTCCTCTAACGTTAAACATTGTCCGTCCAATGCTTTTTGGGCAAGTGACAGCCAATCCATCTCCGCTGCAATAGTATTCATCTCAATCATCCTCCTATAGTTTGAACTGCTAATGCCTCTCTGATAGGCTCGAATTTTATGGTTTTTCGTACGGTATGTATCAACATCTCAGGCGTAGCTTCGGCTTGTAAACGGGGAAACCGACCGAGAACCTTAAGGCTGCTGTATTGTTCAATGAGTTGTGCATTCGTAGCAACGCTTGGATCATCATGGGGTTCCATTGACTCACCATCATTCAATATGACGCCAACAATCGGGACTTCACGATCCCGAAGGAAGGAAGCAGTCAGGAGTGTGTGATTAATTGTTCCTAAGCTAGAACGCGCTACAATTAATGCAGGTATCCGAAGCTCTGAGATTAAGTCCACCATGAGGGTGTCATCGGTCAGTGGGACAGCGACGCCGCCCGCGCCTTCGATGAGTAATGCCTCGTAACGTTTAGTGAGTGGTAAACCTGCGGCGATAATTTCCTTTAGCGTAAGATTTACCCCAACTTGCTTGGCGGCGAGCATTGGCGTAAGTGGAGCTTCAAATGTAAATGGTGCGACTGCCTCCGGCCGTTCGATGATTCCCGTGCTTTTCAGCAGCCATTCAGCATCGGTAAGTCCGCTACCAAGAAGAGCACCGGACTGAACCGGCTTCCAAACACCGGCATTCAGCCCTTCAGCTCGGAGCATAGCAGTAATGGCTGCCGTTACAACAGTTTTCCCGACGTCA
This portion of the Cohnella abietis genome encodes:
- the bioD gene encoding dethiobiotin synthase, which codes for MNKVSMETIRGLFVTGTDTDVGKTVVTAAITAMLRAEGLNAGVWKPVQSGALLGSGLTDAEWLLKSTGIIERPEAVAPFTFEAPLTPMLAAKQVGVNLTLKEIIAAGLPLTKRYEALLIEGAGGVAVPLTDDTLMVDLISELRIPALIVARSSLGTINHTLLTASFLRDREVPIVGVILNDGESMEPHDDPSVATNAQLIEQYSSLKVLGRFPRLQAEATPEMLIHTVRKTIKFEPIREALAVQTIGG